A section of the Alkalihalobacillus sp. LMS39 genome encodes:
- a CDS encoding DUF3006 domain-containing protein, translating into MRLLGCIDRIVDQQNAVIVIEQLKKEITVPILSLPQGSKEGSWLTFELTNHKAVNFQLQTDITIEKNKTVEEKLNRLRAKRTTSQFQRKN; encoded by the coding sequence ATGCGTTTACTCGGCTGTATTGACCGAATTGTCGACCAGCAAAATGCTGTTATTGTTATTGAACAACTGAAAAAGGAAATAACCGTACCTATCTTATCATTGCCACAAGGAAGTAAAGAAGGCAGTTGGCTAACATTTGAACTCACTAACCATAAAGCTGTAAACTTTCAACTCCAAACCGACATAACCATTGAAAAAAATAAAACCGTCGAAGAAAAGTTAAATCGACTAAGAGCTAAAAGAACAACAAGTCAATTTCAAAGGAAAAACTAA
- a CDS encoding protein-glutamate O-methyltransferase CheR: MIVENSTKSELEKIEIELLLDGIYRYYGFDFRDYAFSSIRRRIVNRKQVEGLNSISELQAKVLHQQEYLDRLLNDLSINVTEMFRDPTFFKSFRENVVPHLRKLPFIRIWHAGCSSGEEAYSMAILLKEEGLYDKAKIYATDMNEDILERAAEGKISFQQMQLYTKNYHQAGGMQEFSEYYTAYQDYVKLHPSLRKNMVFAHHNLATDYSFNEFHVVICRNVMIYFNKHLTDRVYDLIYRSLSEGGFLGLGSKEAMTGNEQANLYREIDSAEKIYQKASTLD, encoded by the coding sequence ATGATAGTAGAAAATTCAACGAAAAGTGAGCTTGAAAAAATCGAAATAGAATTACTACTTGATGGGATTTATCGTTATTATGGTTTTGATTTTCGTGACTATGCGTTTTCGTCCATTCGAAGACGCATCGTCAATAGAAAACAAGTCGAAGGGTTGAATTCCATATCTGAATTACAGGCAAAAGTCCTTCATCAACAAGAATACTTAGATCGATTATTAAATGATCTCTCGATTAATGTAACAGAAATGTTTCGGGACCCTACGTTTTTTAAATCATTTCGCGAAAATGTCGTACCGCATTTACGAAAATTACCTTTTATCCGAATATGGCATGCTGGATGTTCTTCTGGTGAAGAAGCTTATTCCATGGCGATTTTACTAAAAGAAGAAGGTTTGTATGATAAAGCTAAAATTTACGCAACAGATATGAATGAAGATATTTTAGAACGGGCGGCAGAAGGGAAAATTTCTTTTCAGCAAATGCAATTATATACAAAAAACTATCATCAAGCAGGTGGAATGCAAGAGTTCTCAGAGTATTATACGGCATATCAAGATTATGTGAAGCTCCATCCTTCTTTAAGAAAAAATATGGTGTTTGCTCATCATAACTTGGCTACGGATTATTCTTTTAATGAGTTCCATGTCGTAATCTGTAGAAATGTTATGATTTATTTCAATAAACATTTAACTGACCGAGTCTATGATCTTATTTATCGTAGTTTAAGTGAAGGAGGGTTTCTAGGGTTAGGAAGCAAAGAGGCGATGACAGGAAACGAACAGGCAAACTTATATCGTGAGATTGATTCTGCTGAAAAGATTTACCAAAAAGCTTCTACACTTGACTAA
- a CDS encoding BCCT family transporter → MKKGGTTVFYVSVAILLLLVIVGIAIPDLLEQATANIQGFISSAFGWYYLILVTLIVVICLYLLISPVGKIKLGKQEEEPEFTRPTWLAMLFSAGMGIGLVFWGTAEPISHFIISSPTEEAGTDQGIRDAMRYTYFHWGIHAWAIYGIVALVLGYFTFRHDEKGLISATLKPLIGRKAVEGVTGKVIDIFAVLATVIGIATTLGFGAIQINGGLAFLFGIPTDIIVQFIIIAGVTVLFLISAWSGLSKGIKILSNVNMGLAALLFLLMFIFGPTVFILNLFTDTLGQYLQNLPAMSFRIAPLNEVRRAWIEGWTIFYWAWWIAWAPFVGIFIARVSRGRSIREFVFGVLLIPSIISFLWFSTFGGSAIMLEYNGIAQISSFATEESLFAVFANYPLGFFASIVAIILVGTFFITSADSGTYVLGMMTTNGSHHPKNGVKMTWGILLSAISLVLLYSGGLQALQNTMIAAALPFSIIMAMMTISFIKAIHKESNELGIGKIKKTRG, encoded by the coding sequence ATGAAAAAAGGTGGAACAACGGTTTTTTATGTGTCGGTAGCTATTTTACTACTCCTTGTCATAGTTGGGATTGCGATTCCTGACCTATTAGAACAAGCTACGGCAAACATACAAGGATTTATTTCCTCAGCGTTTGGCTGGTATTATTTAATTTTAGTTACCCTTATTGTTGTTATTTGTCTATATTTATTAATAAGTCCAGTTGGGAAAATAAAGTTAGGGAAGCAGGAGGAAGAACCTGAATTTACAAGACCAACATGGCTAGCGATGCTATTTAGTGCAGGTATGGGGATTGGACTAGTTTTCTGGGGAACAGCGGAACCGATTAGTCATTTTATCATTAGTTCACCTACAGAAGAAGCCGGAACTGATCAAGGAATTCGTGATGCGATGCGCTACACATATTTCCATTGGGGCATTCATGCTTGGGCTATTTATGGAATTGTTGCGCTAGTATTAGGTTATTTTACATTCAGACATGATGAAAAAGGATTAATTAGTGCTACTTTGAAACCGTTAATTGGTAGAAAAGCAGTGGAAGGAGTCACTGGAAAAGTCATTGATATCTTTGCGGTATTAGCAACGGTCATTGGGATTGCGACTACACTTGGCTTTGGTGCGATTCAAATTAATGGTGGTTTAGCTTTTTTATTTGGTATTCCAACAGATATTATTGTTCAATTTATAATTATTGCAGGCGTTACGGTCCTCTTCTTAATTTCCGCTTGGTCTGGATTAAGTAAAGGTATAAAAATATTAAGTAATGTTAACATGGGCCTGGCGGCTCTATTGTTTTTATTAATGTTTATATTTGGGCCGACAGTTTTCATTTTAAATTTGTTCACCGATACATTAGGACAATATTTGCAAAATCTACCGGCTATGAGTTTTAGGATCGCTCCTCTTAATGAGGTCCGTCGAGCGTGGATTGAAGGTTGGACCATTTTTTATTGGGCTTGGTGGATAGCTTGGGCACCATTTGTCGGCATTTTTATCGCACGTGTATCTCGTGGGCGTTCTATTCGTGAATTTGTATTTGGTGTTTTATTAATTCCATCAATCATTAGTTTCCTATGGTTTTCGACCTTTGGAGGATCAGCCATTATGTTAGAATACAATGGCATTGCCCAAATATCTAGTTTTGCAACGGAAGAGTCGTTATTTGCGGTGTTTGCCAATTATCCACTTGGATTTTTTGCCTCGATAGTTGCGATTATTTTAGTAGGTACCTTTTTTATTACATCAGCAGACTCTGGCACGTATGTACTCGGGATGATGACAACAAATGGGTCACACCATCCGAAAAATGGAGTGAAAATGACGTGGGGGATTTTACTATCTGCGATTTCGCTCGTTTTATTGTATTCAGGAGGCCTTCAAGCACTCCAAAATACAATGATTGCTGCGGCATTACCATTTTCTATCATTATGGCAATGATGACAATCAGCTTTATTAAAGCGATCCATAAAGAATCAAACGAACTAGGTATTGGTAAAATCAAAAAAACACGTGGATAA
- a CDS encoding MBL fold metallo-hydrolase has protein sequence MIKNTLFLFLTFLLSACTFQEEVNIAPEPQQQSTQSESTDTIDKPELIVHYIDVGQADATLFEYSSDGIDYRILIDAGNWNRTDVLDYLDKNNITHLDILIGTHPHADHIGQIDQILMTLDVGEVWMSGEMVASDTFSRVLDALESTGVSYHEPRAGDNYDIGPLILEIVNPEKRTGDVHKSSISLRAVYGDVTFMFTGDAEHETENEIINNNLEVESTFLQLGHHGSNTSTSSEFLKAINPEVAIYSAGSGNSYGHPHQEVIDRVLSNDIALYGTDIHGTIIVRTNGTNYDITSERTSQIEHKQKQTNTTDNITACINLNQASLTEIEQIIHIGENRAANVIELRPIESLDELTKINGIGPARLADILEENKACIGGE, from the coding sequence ATGATAAAAAATACATTATTTCTTTTTCTTACTTTCCTCTTAAGCGCTTGTACTTTTCAAGAGGAAGTAAATATTGCACCTGAGCCACAACAACAAAGTACTCAAAGTGAAAGTACCGATACGATTGATAAACCTGAACTAATCGTTCATTACATCGATGTTGGCCAAGCTGATGCAACATTATTTGAATACTCCTCTGACGGCATCGATTATCGAATATTAATTGATGCGGGAAATTGGAATCGGACAGATGTACTAGACTACCTAGACAAAAACAACATTACCCATCTTGATATTTTAATAGGCACTCATCCTCATGCTGACCATATTGGACAAATTGACCAAATTTTAATGACACTCGATGTAGGAGAAGTTTGGATGTCCGGCGAAATGGTAGCTTCTGATACGTTTTCTCGTGTTCTCGATGCGCTCGAATCTACAGGGGTTAGTTATCATGAACCTAGAGCTGGAGATAATTATGACATTGGCCCACTCATTCTTGAAATCGTGAATCCTGAAAAACGAACTGGAGATGTACATAAAAGCTCAATTTCACTACGGGCCGTATATGGAGATGTGACATTTATGTTTACCGGAGATGCCGAACATGAAACAGAAAACGAAATCATAAACAACAATCTAGAAGTAGAATCAACGTTTCTTCAATTGGGTCACCATGGATCAAACACATCAACAAGTTCCGAATTCCTCAAAGCCATAAATCCTGAAGTAGCGATTTATTCGGCAGGTAGTGGAAATTCTTATGGTCACCCCCATCAAGAGGTGATAGACCGCGTTCTATCCAATGATATCGCACTTTACGGAACAGACATCCATGGAACGATTATCGTTCGCACTAATGGAACGAACTATGACATTACTTCAGAAAGAACGAGTCAAATCGAACATAAACAAAAACAAACTAATACAACAGACAACATAACTGCTTGTATTAACTTAAATCAAGCCTCACTTACAGAGATTGAACAAATCATCCATATCGGAGAAAATAGAGCCGCTAATGTGATCGAGTTAAGACCGATTGAGTCCCTTGATGAGTTAACAAAAATTAATGGAATAGGACCCGCTCGGTTAGCTGATATCCTTGAAGAAAACAAAGCATGTATCGGAGGCGAATAA
- a CDS encoding ABC transporter permease — MMNSPFSLFWFRLKKEWHYQYDVFRSAVDWIIWLYIIVPIIALVFYQYYLLWQGTASWVEWVPLPFLFLFLFILCWTGCIRLFLTEGDLLFLRQNKKWQTALMRFGILYSIVLNILFTMVISVIVIPILYLYAHYSIYHIGLFLSFLLLYRLFIQFTKQIVFVSFSGLQLIAIKVVLFIASLTVYGIFYQESTLVQLFILCIVIIILPLLYRIRMKRTWCFFEDCVREGQQRLKITSIFIQASGYQSTKPLFKRERPLLFYNSASLFKRRNNRNLLRELLLKFILRGKNRFAHLYQITIICILAIVFVPFWVKWLVLLFGIYCVIHLTRSYWKEVTSHSFYRLYRTENKEEIDKAVKDVIFFITVPSIFSFGFVAGLTGFSLLYGFLIAILSICISYFIIRDIWVN; from the coding sequence ATGATGAATAGTCCATTTTCATTATTTTGGTTCCGCTTAAAAAAAGAATGGCACTATCAATACGATGTGTTTCGCTCAGCCGTTGACTGGATTATTTGGCTTTATATCATTGTGCCTATTATTGCACTTGTATTCTATCAATATTATTTATTATGGCAAGGAACAGCGAGTTGGGTCGAATGGGTACCTCTTCCTTTTCTATTTTTATTTTTGTTTATCCTTTGTTGGACAGGCTGTATTCGGCTGTTTTTAACTGAAGGCGATTTACTTTTTTTGCGCCAAAACAAAAAATGGCAGACTGCGCTCATGAGGTTCGGGATTCTGTACTCCATTGTTTTAAATATACTCTTTACGATGGTGATTTCCGTCATTGTCATCCCGATTTTATATTTGTATGCCCATTATTCCATTTATCATATTGGACTGTTTCTTTCATTTCTACTTTTATACCGACTTTTCATTCAATTTACTAAACAAATCGTTTTTGTTTCTTTTTCTGGTTTGCAACTCATTGCGATAAAGGTTGTTTTGTTTATTGCCTCATTAACGGTTTACGGCATTTTTTATCAGGAATCAACCCTCGTTCAATTATTTATCCTTTGTATTGTCATTATTATTTTGCCGTTACTGTATCGGATTAGAATGAAGAGGACATGGTGTTTTTTTGAAGATTGTGTAAGAGAAGGACAACAAAGATTAAAGATAACTTCGATCTTTATTCAAGCGAGTGGTTATCAATCAACAAAACCTTTGTTTAAACGAGAAAGGCCGTTATTGTTTTACAACTCTGCTTCTCTTTTTAAAAGAAGAAATAATCGAAATTTACTTCGAGAATTATTACTTAAATTTATTTTACGTGGAAAAAACCGATTTGCCCATTTATACCAAATTACAATTATTTGTATTCTAGCCATCGTATTTGTCCCATTTTGGGTAAAGTGGCTAGTGTTACTTTTCGGAATCTATTGTGTTATTCATTTAACACGATCTTATTGGAAAGAGGTCACATCCCATTCTTTTTATCGATTGTACCGGACTGAAAACAAAGAGGAAATTGACAAAGCCGTCAAGGATGTTATATTTTTTATTACGGTACCAAGTATTTTTTCGTTTGGTTTTGTTGCTGGACTTACTGGCTTTTCACTCTTGTATGGCTTTTTAATTGCCATACTATCAATATGTATAAGTTACTTTATCATTCGAGATATTTGGGTCAATTAA
- a CDS encoding response regulator has protein sequence MKVKTKLYLGFGFILIILLLLASYMLFTLNQQHKFMEEIVQENYERVKLVNSLKGDTLTTGREIRELLLLDNQEDTIEKISQIHTLRENTTTTIESLLLVPSINAQTRETLISLRSHNQAYSDFIESIIDEVSNGSKDSAIQLLMNDTTNIRQVIVTEIEKFTSYEEELMNQSLQESEQAYQVTFTALIIIVIVCVALVLGVSISVVKSISTSINKVRQVMTNVTNIKDGNFPRVEVNAKDEIGEIGLAYNEMANSLETSFQHEQELKLSLQEENWIKTKHTELAIEFQGIQDLEEFGQLFLCKVSPLVQASYSAFYVTNGSGAMNRIAAYAGNGEDIPHVKFDIGEGLVGQCAKDKQTLSFETLPSNYIVTKSGLGQANPTTLLLLPIEFEGDIYGVLEIAKFEPFTSIENRLLQQVCETSGSSIDRILDHMRIEELLSESQTLTEELQTQSEELQQQQEELRLINEQLHEQYKKSDDKTKELQRIKEDLEEKNRGIKLSSKYKSEFLANMSHELRTPLNSMLILSQMLAQNTEGNLSEKQIEHAHTIYSSGTDLLDLINDILDLSKIESGKFEVYPEEVLLTDIEAFVKRQFLPVSRHKGVYFSIDVHSDAPTILFTDDQRLKQILKNLLSNAFKFTNEGGVTLRISQGLGSDSRSKIKFTVIDTGIGIAKDKLESIFEAFYQSDGTTSRKYGGTGLGLSICRDLATRLGGFIEVESIEGQGSSFTLHLPDFEGLPGLTSSDIEVAASEEIVGDEKEVEEESVEVEAQQEEVESKHLLENKVVLVVDDDMRNVFALTTALESQKMDVLFAENGKEAIHMLEENDAIDIVLMDIMMPEMNGFDAMREIRKKEQFEHLPIIALTAKAMKTDKEKCINAGASDYISKPVNIEQLVSLIKVWLYNEGERH, from the coding sequence ATGAAAGTAAAAACAAAATTATACTTAGGGTTTGGCTTTATACTAATCATTTTATTACTTCTCGCAAGTTATATGCTATTCACCCTAAATCAACAACATAAGTTTATGGAAGAGATTGTTCAAGAAAACTATGAACGTGTTAAACTTGTAAATTCTTTAAAAGGTGACACCCTTACAACTGGTAGAGAAATTAGGGAGTTATTACTTCTAGATAATCAAGAGGATACGATTGAAAAGATTAGTCAAATACATACTTTACGTGAGAATACCACCACAACGATTGAATCATTATTGTTAGTTCCTTCTATAAATGCCCAAACAAGGGAAACGCTAATTAGTCTTCGATCACATAATCAAGCCTATAGTGATTTTATTGAAAGTATTATAGATGAAGTATCAAATGGTAGTAAAGACAGTGCAATACAATTACTCATGAATGATACAACGAATATACGACAAGTTATTGTAACTGAAATTGAGAAATTTACTTCTTATGAAGAAGAACTTATGAACCAGTCATTACAAGAATCTGAACAAGCCTATCAAGTAACATTTACTGCTCTCATTATTATTGTAATCGTCTGTGTTGCTTTAGTACTTGGAGTTAGCATCTCTGTAGTAAAAAGTATATCAACAAGCATTAATAAAGTTAGACAAGTAATGACAAATGTTACGAACATCAAAGATGGGAATTTTCCTCGGGTTGAGGTGAATGCAAAAGATGAAATTGGTGAAATAGGGTTGGCCTATAATGAAATGGCCAATTCGCTTGAAACGAGTTTTCAACATGAACAAGAATTGAAGCTTTCATTACAAGAGGAAAACTGGATAAAGACAAAACATACGGAGTTGGCTATCGAGTTTCAAGGGATTCAAGATTTGGAAGAATTCGGACAGTTGTTTCTTTGTAAAGTTTCACCATTAGTTCAAGCCAGTTACAGTGCTTTTTATGTGACAAATGGAAGTGGTGCTATGAACAGGATTGCTGCTTATGCTGGAAATGGGGAAGATATACCGCATGTAAAGTTTGACATTGGAGAAGGACTTGTCGGCCAATGTGCAAAAGATAAACAAACCTTATCGTTTGAAACATTACCTAGTAATTATATTGTAACTAAATCTGGACTTGGCCAAGCAAATCCAACGACATTGCTTTTACTTCCAATTGAATTTGAAGGGGACATTTACGGCGTATTGGAAATTGCAAAGTTTGAACCCTTTACATCAATTGAGAACCGACTACTTCAGCAAGTATGTGAAACTTCTGGATCAAGTATTGACCGAATATTAGACCATATGAGAATTGAAGAACTTCTATCAGAGTCACAAACGTTAACAGAAGAATTACAAACGCAGTCAGAAGAGCTTCAACAACAACAAGAAGAGCTCCGTTTAATTAATGAACAGCTCCATGAACAATATAAGAAATCAGATGACAAGACGAAAGAATTACAGCGTATTAAAGAAGACCTTGAAGAAAAAAATCGAGGCATTAAATTAAGTTCTAAATATAAATCAGAGTTTTTAGCAAACATGTCACATGAATTGCGAACACCTTTAAACAGCATGTTGATTTTATCGCAAATGCTTGCTCAAAATACGGAAGGAAATTTATCAGAAAAGCAAATTGAACATGCGCATACGATTTATTCTTCAGGTACAGATTTATTAGATTTAATTAATGACATTTTAGATTTATCAAAAATTGAATCAGGTAAATTTGAAGTTTATCCGGAAGAAGTCCTTTTAACTGACATCGAAGCCTTTGTGAAACGGCAGTTTTTACCTGTTTCTAGACATAAGGGGGTCTATTTCTCAATCGATGTACATTCTGACGCACCAACTATTTTATTTACTGATGATCAACGTCTAAAACAAATATTAAAGAATTTATTATCAAATGCCTTCAAATTTACAAATGAAGGTGGGGTCACTCTTAGAATTAGTCAAGGCTTAGGCAGTGATTCACGTTCGAAAATTAAATTTACTGTGATTGATACAGGTATTGGCATTGCCAAGGATAAACTAGAAAGTATTTTTGAAGCATTCTATCAAAGTGATGGCACAACGTCGCGAAAATATGGTGGTACGGGCTTAGGTTTATCAATTTGTAGAGATTTAGCAACTCGTTTAGGTGGGTTTATTGAAGTTGAGAGCATCGAAGGACAAGGTAGCTCATTTACTTTACACTTACCTGACTTTGAAGGGTTGCCAGGACTGACAAGTTCAGACATTGAAGTAGCTGCTTCAGAAGAAATAGTGGGAGATGAGAAAGAGGTTGAGGAAGAGAGTGTCGAAGTGGAAGCGCAACAAGAAGAAGTTGAGTCAAAGCACCTTCTCGAAAATAAAGTTGTGTTAGTCGTTGATGATGATATGAGAAATGTGTTTGCTTTAACGACTGCATTAGAGTCTCAAAAGATGGATGTCCTATTTGCGGAAAACGGTAAGGAAGCTATTCATATGTTAGAAGAAAATGATGCGATTGACATTGTATTAATGGATATTATGATGCCAGAAATGAATGGTTTTGATGCGATGAGAGAAATCCGGAAAAAAGAACAATTTGAGCATTTACCGATTATTGCTTTAACGGCAAAAGCAATGAAAACAGATAAAGAAAAATGTATTAATGCTGGTGCATCAGATTATATAAGTAAACCAGTGAATATCGAACAACTCGTGTCATTAATTAAAGTTTGGCTTTATAATGAGGGTGAGAGACATTGA
- a CDS encoding gamma-glutamylcyclotransferase family protein, whose product MKKTLLFVYGTLRKGEANHHFVQHANIRAEQCWTKGELYDTTFGYPVMKKGIEKIYGELYEVNDQQLESINGLEGYKEDGKTNLYERVSQTVYTDKGEFEALLYIAGESLSQCETKIKLGDWKVYQFEKEQNDFLYLAYGSCLDDERFIKAGVHDYFANVVGVGKVKGYSLRFSLPTTDGGKADIVEEGGVVEGKVYKIPWQGLQYLYEREGVNISLYRPAIIEVDIANKQYENVLTFFVVEKKKETPPSPLYATEILRGGKNVLSDSYMKGVENHIRNLS is encoded by the coding sequence ATGAAAAAAACTTTATTATTTGTTTATGGAACATTACGGAAAGGAGAAGCGAACCATCATTTTGTCCAACATGCCAACATACGAGCGGAACAATGTTGGACAAAAGGGGAACTATACGATACTACATTTGGCTATCCGGTCATGAAAAAGGGGATCGAAAAAATATACGGAGAATTGTATGAGGTGAACGATCAGCAACTCGAGTCGATTAATGGATTAGAAGGGTATAAAGAAGATGGAAAAACGAATTTATATGAGCGCGTAAGTCAAACCGTCTATACCGATAAAGGGGAATTCGAAGCGCTACTATACATAGCAGGTGAGTCACTTAGTCAATGTGAAACGAAAATTAAATTGGGAGATTGGAAAGTATACCAATTTGAAAAGGAACAGAATGATTTTTTATATCTTGCATATGGATCTTGTTTAGATGATGAACGCTTTATAAAAGCAGGCGTTCATGATTATTTTGCGAATGTTGTAGGTGTTGGTAAAGTAAAAGGATACTCACTAAGGTTTAGTTTACCTACTACAGATGGTGGAAAAGCTGATATCGTGGAAGAAGGAGGAGTTGTCGAAGGTAAAGTGTATAAAATACCTTGGCAAGGTCTTCAATACTTATATGAACGAGAAGGTGTGAACATTTCATTATATCGACCAGCAATTATAGAAGTAGACATTGCCAACAAGCAGTATGAAAATGTTTTAACCTTTTTTGTTGTTGAAAAGAAAAAAGAGACACCCCCTTCTCCATTATACGCAACAGAAATTTTACGAGGAGGTAAAAATGTTCTCAGTGATTCTTATATGAAAGGTGTAGAAAATCATATTCGTAATTTATCATAA
- a CDS encoding ABC transporter ATP-binding protein gives MELKEAGYQENQNTIENINLSINKGELVGLIGPNGAGKSTIIKSILGLLNYMDGEVTIHDNKRYAYIPEHPTYYEELSLWEHIQLAKTVNQIESDDYFSRAEELLELFRLTKARHQLPSSFSKGMQQKLMIIIAILIQPMLYIVDEPFIGLDPKAIKDFLKILEEERKRGAAILMCTHVLDTAEKICDRFYLINNGQIIAQGTLQQLQDVSVAQGSLMDCFYTLMEESDDE, from the coding sequence TTGGAGCTTAAAGAGGCAGGTTATCAAGAAAATCAAAATACAATAGAAAATATTAATCTTTCTATTAACAAAGGTGAATTAGTTGGTTTGATTGGACCGAATGGAGCGGGAAAAAGCACAATTATCAAATCCATTCTTGGCTTACTGAATTATATGGATGGCGAGGTCACCATACATGACAATAAACGTTATGCATATATCCCTGAACACCCTACTTATTATGAAGAACTATCGTTATGGGAACATATTCAACTGGCGAAAACCGTTAATCAGATTGAGTCGGATGATTATTTCTCTCGAGCGGAAGAACTCCTCGAGTTGTTTCGATTAACAAAGGCAAGACACCAGCTTCCCTCTTCTTTCTCAAAAGGAATGCAGCAAAAGCTGATGATTATAATCGCTATATTGATTCAACCGATGCTATATATTGTGGATGAACCGTTTATTGGGCTTGATCCAAAAGCGATAAAAGACTTCCTGAAAATATTAGAGGAAGAAAGAAAACGTGGAGCAGCTATTTTAATGTGTACACATGTCCTCGATACTGCCGAAAAAATCTGTGACCGGTTTTACCTTATTAATAATGGACAGATTATTGCTCAAGGTACACTTCAACAACTTCAGGATGTAAGTGTCGCCCAAGGCTCTCTTATGGACTGTTTTTATACATTAATGGAGGAATCTGATGATGAATAG
- a CDS encoding response regulator: MSDNNKVNILMVDDRPENLMALEAVLVSENYHLIRAQSGEEALRFVLQYDIAVILMDVQMPGLNGFETAQIIKQRKSSRHIPILFITALSKANEHVNKGYSKGAIDYIFKPFNPNILKSKVEAFVQIHLKQKEIEIQRNLLKQQTIDLTTKSNNLEMIIHEKTKELVRSNKELQVSQERFQKVFQFSPNLMAIRSLTTHHYIDVNRTWSEFTGYELNDIIDRSDNFLNIKSTDGKMNDMVAFDMQDSLFNERVSFETKSGELREGLLSTERAMINDEPCIISTITDITQRTQMEKEISRLDRLNLVGEMAAGIAHEIRNPMTTVLGFLQLMKIQEEIRQPQEYIDLMIDELNRANGIITEFLTFAKDKTADKKIQSLNDVIMKLHPLLRAEALMGNNTIDLKLEECTPLFLDEKEIRQLILNICLNGLEAMTEGGTLTIQTYKEGQSVILAIKDQGPGIKKEDLENIGTPFFTTKEDGTGLGLAICYSIASRHSACIDIKTSREGTSFIIRFEQKEAEIELEPSH, from the coding sequence ATGAGTGATAATAATAAAGTGAACATTTTAATGGTAGATGACCGGCCAGAAAATTTAATGGCATTAGAAGCTGTACTTGTATCAGAAAACTATCATTTAATACGCGCGCAATCAGGTGAAGAAGCGTTACGATTTGTGCTTCAATATGACATTGCTGTAATTTTAATGGATGTTCAAATGCCTGGGTTAAATGGGTTTGAAACGGCACAAATCATCAAGCAACGAAAAAGCTCACGACATATTCCGATATTGTTTATTACAGCGTTAAGCAAAGCGAATGAACATGTAAATAAAGGATATTCAAAAGGAGCAATTGACTACATATTTAAACCATTTAACCCAAACATCTTGAAAAGTAAGGTAGAGGCCTTCGTGCAAATCCATTTAAAGCAAAAAGAAATTGAAATACAACGGAACTTATTAAAACAACAAACAATTGATTTAACGACGAAATCAAATAACCTTGAAATGATTATTCATGAAAAAACAAAAGAACTTGTTCGTTCCAACAAAGAATTACAAGTTTCCCAAGAACGTTTTCAAAAAGTATTTCAATTTAGTCCGAACTTAATGGCTATTCGGTCTTTGACAACTCACCATTATATTGATGTAAATCGGACGTGGTCAGAATTTACAGGATATGAGTTGAATGATATTATCGACCGTTCAGATAATTTTTTAAACATTAAATCGACGGATGGAAAAATGAATGATATGGTCGCATTTGACATGCAAGATTCTCTGTTTAATGAACGTGTTTCATTTGAAACTAAATCGGGCGAACTGCGTGAAGGGTTATTATCCACTGAACGAGCTATGATTAATGATGAACCATGTATCATTAGTACGATTACCGATATTACACAAAGAACGCAAATGGAAAAAGAAATCTCTCGTTTAGACAGGTTAAATCTAGTCGGAGAAATGGCAGCTGGAATTGCACATGAAATTAGAAATCCGATGACAACTGTTCTTGGATTTTTGCAGCTGATGAAAATTCAAGAAGAAATAAGACAACCACAAGAATATATTGATTTAATGATTGACGAATTAAATAGGGCGAATGGTATCATAACTGAATTTTTAACATTTGCAAAAGACAAAACGGCCGACAAGAAAATCCAATCATTAAATGATGTCATTATGAAGCTCCATCCTTTATTAAGAGCAGAAGCGTTAATGGGTAACAATACGATTGATTTAAAATTAGAAGAATGTACACCTTTATTTTTAGATGAAAAAGAAATTAGACAACTCATCTTAAATATTTGTTTAAATGGGTTAGAGGCTATGACTGAAGGTGGCACGCTGACAATTCAAACTTATAAAGAAGGACAAAGTGTTATTCTTGCCATTAAAGATCAAGGACCTGGAATTAAAAAAGAAGATTTGGAAAATATCGGGACGCCATTTTTCACTACGAAAGAGGACGGTACAGGCTTAGGGTTGGCGATTTGTTATAGTATTGCTTCAAGACATTCTGCGTGTATCGATATTAAAACAAGTCGTGAAGGAACATCATTTATTATTCGTTTTGAACAAAAAGAAGCTGAAATTGAATTAGAACCATCCCATTAA